The following DNA comes from Rosa rugosa chromosome 5, drRosRugo1.1, whole genome shotgun sequence.
ttttcctaccaccgcagggccagcatagtggcctgatgttttttaaataaaacatgattaaaaccgatgcggttttagatgctaaagttgcagcaaatatggtggtttcacttggtcacacgtcatgatgtcgatagccatgatccaatcatcatcttcggcataagactcgcgaaggattaaatggtagcaaacagtttgctattttgcatcttattttgccaagtactataggccttgatctagccaggaaagcggctcgaacacctacatttgagaaaatcaacagagagccagcgaacaaggcagatacttgttgttatacacatggcgaagctatcaccaaggaagagaaggatcctcattcgcgatcaaaagcagtctccttcgcatggggggcacaccaaagttctgatctcctacaacctgcccaagtttcgccagatttatggggggcaataaagttggcaaaggaagcgtcagttcatgacaaaggcaaaccagattgtggcattcaaactttatggcctatttaggggcctatatggaatcagtcaagccaataccagtggcttttggagcaacaacattataagagcagtgctgattcaagacctcttcagtcaagacgaagacctttgacttcgaggtctggggggcaatgtttggacccaaaatgagcattttggcctgacaaggcatgtcttggagaaattgagccaatgtcagtggctcaagctatatatattgtcgacaagttcgaaatatatatttagaggctaaataaagcctactatggaagcatgaaaagtcaactatagcacattttcctacttcagctaggagaaaccgagctaaacagaaggagcggccgcctgaccaaatgaactctaaatgagctgaaactctgtagATCCATTCCGGACATaccaatgatcatttcttatgaagagtaccagagctagttttgagtggaaggccttcaaacaatcaatccaattttctgcagaagcaaaactggaaaactggacctgtaagaggtccagcagcatttccggcccaaccacatggaaataaattctgaaattttaccaaaataatctacattcatgttggatcatttcatatgaagaaatcgaaggttgaatctgagttcttagtggagataaaaattgaaggataagggagcagaaaatgacttaaacctaacaaattccattaagtgtttaagtattcaaacctaacattccattaatgtttaagtgctaaaacctaacccattatgagttgtttaaggccaaatagtgttgcttggtagcctatatatagaggctatgtgggggtggtcaataaatttgaccctgcaatcaaggcaattaaagagaagtaatgACAACAGTAAATGCAACGGTTAATGTAGCTGTAAATGCGACGATAAATGCGAGATTCAGTATCATAATCATGGTCGCTaataagtgacggttattgcagaAATAAATATGGTCTTAATGGCAGTATGCCGCTCAAGTTACCACAACTTGatgtgcaagtttacttgcagtCCACGCCGAAATACATCTATAAATAGACGGCTCGACGTCGAGGTAaagcatcgaattccaattcactctactccactactaagaaacgtactgactcaggcatcggagagttttctgctggtaccccctcctcctcgagccgacggtcaaacttcgagtcaacgctcgagggaagcttctcgattgttcccggtcagctcccgctccagtctgcattcattggtgagtcaaactcctcaacggaatttttcgacaccaacaagtggcgccgtctgtgggaaacacttttccctaaaaagtgatggcgggagctgccCCTGACGAGATTCCATTTCTGTCACTGAGGACTGGTAGTGACGAACTTCCTCCCCACCAACCACCGAATGGGCCCATCCCGAGCCCCATCGGCGACCTGAATTCGCCTCCAGCTGACGAGACGCAGAGGCTGAGACAGGAACTCGAGCAATTTCAGAAGGAAAAACGGGACCGCGAGGCTCGTCGTCGACGAAAGTTTGAAAGGTTACTTGACAGTGATTCGTCAGACGACGACGCCATCGGCGATTTCCACCAAACTAACAACATGGTAGCAAACGCAGGCGCCAGCGGCTTTATCGGGGGAATCTCTGGTGGACCCCTCGTCGAATGGGGGGCAGAACGGCGGAGCCGGACAAGGCCAATCCAAGAGGGCGCGCAACGAATCGTGGCGCgagaagatggaaaaaatgATTGATGCATGCAAGCGTGCCGGCCCACGAGAGCTGGCGGCGGAAATCGCAAGGGACGTCGGTAAGTCTCCGTTTACCGACGACATTTTGAATGCGGCAAAACCCCGCCGGTTTACCACGCCGGTATTCCACAAATACGACGGAATGACCGACCCGGTGGACCATGTCAAGGGGTACAAACAACAGATGTCCATCGAGACAACCGACGAGAAATTAATGTGCAAGATCTTCCCTTCTAGTCTCATGGGGTGGGCGTCGACATGGTTTCAAGACCACAAGCCGCATTCCATACCGGATTTCGACACATTGAGCCACACTTTCATTTCACAATACTTTTGCAATCGCAAACAAAAGAAGGACATGGCGACTCTTTTCAGTACCAAGCAGAAGCCGGGGGAAAAAGTAGGGAAATTTTTCGAAAGGTTTACAACTGAAATTTGCCATGTTAATTATGATCCCCAATTCGCCGCGATCGCCTTCCGAGAAGGATTGCTTTTGGGGACGCCATTATGCGAAAGTTTGCTGCGTGATCCGCCAAAGGACATGGACGACATCATTACAAGGGTTCAAGGGGAGATCAGAATTGAAAAAGCCAAGGAAGCACGCGAAGCCCAACTCACTGCCGTTGTCACCTCGAGAGAAGTTGAATGGAATAACACAAAGAATGACATTCAGAGTGATAAAGGAGGGAAGCCTCAAGATTATCCCCTTGAAAAATGGTTTACGATTCACCCCCTGACCATATACAAAAGACACGGTCATGAAGGAATATTTGAAAAGCCGCCCCCCCAACCGGAGGCTAGTGACGAGGTTGAAAGAAGTCGATATTGCCCGCTCCACGAGACAAGGGGCACGGAATATATAAGTGTCAGGGAGTGCGACCAGTAATCGTTACAGCAATGAAGACTGGTAAACTCCTTCAGTATAAAATGATATAAATTAAGGCAATCAGAGGGTTCATGGAAAAGTCCACGCGCCGAAATTCATCTCGAGTAATGGAGAAGGTATGATAATATGGTGACTTCGTTTTGATCAAAAGATGGCACAACTCGTAAAACTCAGGTAAGAAACATAAAAGAGTTTCAGTGATTTTTGCGCGTGTTGATATTTCATTCGAGAGACTAttgaaattatgtattttgtatTTGTCGCGTGAATAATATCACTgggactggttcctcgagtaggacagttgatttgattcgtaggagctggttcctcaagcaggacagttgccttaatggttcgaaactagttcctcgagtaggacagttacgtttgattcgtaggagctggttcctcgagtaggacagttgcctaAATGGTTcaaaactggttcctcgagtaggacaatTACGTTTGATTCATAGGAGCTGGTTcttcgagtaggacagttgccttaatggttcgacactggttcctcgagtaggacagtaaCATTTGATTtataggagctggttcctcgagtaagACAGTTACCTTAATACTTCGAGTaggatggcgtgcctcaccctCGCTGTAGGCAGGGGTGGGATGATGAACCACACCCTCGCCGAgagcgggggtgggatgatggaccagaccctcgctgcaggcgggggtaggatggcgtgcctcacccctcgccgagggcgggggtaggatggcgtgcctcaccccttgtcgagggcgggggtgggatgatggaccacacccttgctgtaggcgggggtgggatggcgtgccaaATTTTAATCATGCAGGATATAGGGTGTGTAACTAATGCGTGGCGGATAGACTCGCCATCACGGTTTGGTTTCCCTTCTTCTATTgttctgcacagctccatgccTCGAATATTTTACTctcgttttgtttttctttctgagcGTCTGTGAGCACAGACAAGAAAAACAAGGGGGCAACTAGGGGAGTGGAATATAAGGGGGCACATAAGAGAGatgacgacgtggcaccctcgtcgaggcacccttgtcgTAGCCGATGTCGACGTGCCCTCATCGAAATGgacgccgacgtcgaggcacccttgtcgaaatggACGCCGACGTCGAGGCGCCCTCATCGAAATGGACGCCGACGTCGAGGCGCCCTCATCGAGAGGGACGCCGACGCCGACGTCAAGGCGCCCTAGTCAAAATGGACACCGACATCGAGGCACCCTTGTTAAAGTGGACAACTACGCCGACGTCGAGACCCCTTTGCCTTCATTAAAATAGACACCTACGCCGACCCGAGGTTGACGCCCTCGATGTCGGGGCGCCCTCGTCGAAGTGAACACCGGCATAGAGAACACCAACGTAGAGGTCGACACCGACATCGAGGTCGAGGTCGCCGTTAAGGTGAAGTTATTGAGAAAAATGCTCAACGTCGACGCCAAGGTGAAGTTATTGAGAAAAATGCTCGACGTCGATGCCAAGGTAAAGTTATTGAGAAAAATACCTacaccgacgtcgaggttgacGCCAAGGGCCGACGACGAGACTCCAACGTTGGGGTCGACACTGAGGTTATTGCAAAAGAAGTTATCGACGTCAAGGTTGgcgccgacgtcgaggttgacaCCGACGTGGAGGTTAGCGCTGAGGTTATTGAGAGCGAGATCATCGACATCGAGGCTGGCATCGTAGTTATTGAGAAGGACGTCACCGACGTCGAGGCTGGTGCCGAGGTTATTGATAAAAAGTCACCACCGTCGAGGTTGACACTGCAGACATTAAAGAAGACGTCATCGACGCCTACGCCGACGTCGTGGTCATTGTGAAGGAGACGTCACAAAATGTTAGGTGACTAAGAAGGGATAAGAAGGGaaaagaggaagagtttcacAGCTGGGTACCTCAGGCTCGGAGTCTGGTTTGAACTGCGGTGGGGGCACGGCTTAGGAACGAGGTAGCTCAGTGGGGTCACCGAACGCAGGCGAGACTAGAAACTAGGCTTCGGCGCTGGGGGCGAGGCACCGGAGACTCCACAAGCAGACAAGTCCGCGACGCGGAGACTTGACACTAGAATGGCTGCAAGACAAAGGCAGATTTGAGTCCTGATTTGGGCACGTCGGCATCGACGAGATGAGATGCCGACTCTAAACAAGGAACGAGGATCTTCTTATACGGGCCTCTACATCTTCAACACGAGGAAGGCCTAGATGAAATTCAAAGAAGGATGCCCAAAGAGAAGTATGAAGATGTGGAGCCCATAGAGAAATTTGAGCTTTGAAAATTTTCTCTTGTGATGAATTCCcaaggagaaaatttgggggcattgtgggggtggtcaataaatttgaccctgcaatcaaggcaattaaagagaagtaatggcaacagtaaatgcaacggttaatgtagctgtaaatgcgacgataaatgcgacattcagtatGATAATCATGGTcgccaataagtgacggttattgcagaAATAAATATGGTCTTAATGGCAGTGTGCCGTTCAAGTTACCACAACTTGatgtgcaagtttacttgcagtCCACGCCGAAATACATCTATAAATAGGCGGCTCGACGTCGAGGTAaagcatcgaattccaattcactctactccactactaagaaacgtactgactcaggcatcggagagttttctgaggtaccccccctcctcctcgagccgacggtcaaacttcgagtcaacgctcgagggaagcttctcgattgttcccggtcagctcccgctccagtccgcattcattggtgagtcaaactcctcaacggaatttttcgacaccaacaggctacaacaagtatcatcTCAAAAaacaattcattcatcaaaacatctctaagatgatctaagttctctctagagcaacctctctaagagcaactcctctccttttctttctcttactggtgatcacactcctagtcccagtcttctcagaagccgactttcagtgccaccaaaccctctgtcaacgtacttcggtcctagtctcctcgggagccgattgtagtaccacgaccacaacggttacggaaccagccaagcaagggtaacgccctcgcaaaccagccaagctaaagtcacgctttagcaagttctctctacttcccagtggttctcgctctgctcgatctacaacatcgagtatcgattgtgattttcaagaagctcagcaaaagtcctcgccacaaggcataaagaatcccacgacgaggttggtgctctcctcatccacaatcgcttgatagaagtcaggtcaagggacacccccgacgaccgcacccgaacggtgctggcacgcccgcgcagaaaagagactgtcgaccagctgcaacaaaattggagccaaacaacatcTTATGAGCATATAGACAAACATTGAATAACATGTTATGCTGTTGAAGTggattttaagttttttttttttttttttgaaagagattTTAAATATTTATAGGAAGTCATAAATTAATGATTAATTCAAAAATACACTTTGTAGTTAAGAGTAAAAAGTTTTAACACGTTATATCTTATGAGAAGACAGACTAAAAATTGAATGTGATGTTATCCTGTTTTATTGGATTATATAGAATTAGATGTTAATGATTCATTCGATAATACATGTTGTAGTTAAGAATGAAAAGTTTTAATAGATGCATCTTATGAGATTGACAGACTAAAAATTGAAGACAATGTTATCCTATTTTGATGGATTTTATGTACTTAAAGAAAGCCATATATCATTATATCAATGATTCATTCAACAACACACATTGTAGTTAAAAATGAAAAGTTTTAACATGTAACATCTTATGAGAAGATAGACTCAAAATTGATTGCAATGCTATGCTATTCTATTGAATTTTAAGTACTTATAGAAAGCCATATATTAATCATtctagcgtctctggagtagtaccaaaagaAGATCTACACtatctctacgtatttgaatgtataatgagtaggactatatgtatctaccacttgtgggtactaccactagcttcttgtctgtctatagccttaaatgacagcggaaagGTATGTAACAACAGATTCTGGCTTGTGACGCATATACATTTTCCCTTATTCAAAGAATACACTTGTAAATGAGAATGAAAAGTTCAACAAATGATATCTTATATATGAATAGACAACAAAAAAATGAATATTATGTTATCCTATTGTAGTGATTTTAACTACTTATAGAAAGTCATATGTTCATGATTCATACGACAGAACAAAAAGTTATAAATTTATCATTTACAAGTACAATGTATGATACCGTTGTTTGCTGATATAGTGAATTcaattttccttcaattaattataGAAACTCATATATTAatatttcattcaaaaatatacaCAGCATAATTGAgaatgaaaaaaatatttaatgagTAGCCAGACAAAATATTTGGTCTAAGGATGTTTGGTATGACACTATTTTCGTATagcattttccttttccatgtGAAATAAGAGTTCTTGCATAAGTAGTCTCTTCCTTTTTTCAGTCAAATGTATGTAATCTTCAATCTTTACGTTTTGACATTTGAGGCAAAATTGAGCTATCGTACGAATCAGTGTACCCTGATAATTCAAAACAAGTTCCTGTTTATTATCTGAAATTTCATAGAACCGATTCTTTACCATTTGGTCACATTCGCAGTCACTCGAATCGAACACCGATATCTATTACATGTCATAGAGTTTTAACATCGATCTCAGAGACTAGTTAGAGGCAACCACAAAAGCTCATGCTTCCAAGTTCTAACAatttcaatgatgaacttaacAATCACCTCTCACAGGTACAAGATAAAGAGTGTACAATGTGATTTAACAGCAGCTATTTATGGATTGCCAGGCTCACTATCCACGCAGCAATCTTGCGTAGTAATTGAAGAAATAGAAGAACAAGAACCAACTCTGTTTTGCATAATTGATCCCTTTCATTCTGAACACACTTTCAAAACTTGAATTAAATACAAGAGAAACATAATCCTAATCCTCAGCTACATGTGATTCTATCATTGAACATTAATGTCCAAAATCTTGGTGCTGCTCATAGCTTTAGGAATAGTGATATACAAAACCCCATCTTTAACCTCAGCCTTAATCTTCTCAAACTGAATATTCTCCGGCAATGCAATTCTACTACTGTACTTTCCATAACTCCTAACCGACCACTCTTCACCTTGTTCTTCTTCCTCGACTCCACCACCATCTTTCTTCTTGACCGCCTTCTCAGCCTTAACCACCAGCATTTTCTCCTCCACCCAAACCTTGACATCCTCTTTGGTCATTCCGGGCATGTCGAACCTCATCTTGTACTCTGTTTCAGCTTCTTTGATCTCCCACGGTGTCCTTCCCCTGCCGTACCCGCCAGTCTCGGTCGGCAACGGCGGAGCCCACACGCCCGACTGACCCGAATAGACAAGCGGGTCGTCCATCATCCTCTCCATGGTCTCCA
Coding sequences within:
- the LOC133709092 gene encoding small heat shock protein, chloroplastic-like, which encodes MSQALSNFSFFLPLSPGRRTKTLPINGGGLSLKAMANEARDNLDHLQRVTKQHQQPQQNQSKKRVAPTPPVGLWDRFPTARTVQQMMETMERMMDDPLVYSGQSGVWAPPLPTETGGYGRGRTPWEIKEAETEYKMRFDMPGMTKEDVKVWVEEKMLVVKAEKAVKKKDGGGVEEEEQGEEWSVRSYGKYSSRIALPENIQFEKIKAEVKDGVLYITIPKAMSSTKILDINVQ